A single window of Jiangella alkaliphila DNA harbors:
- a CDS encoding IS256 family transposase, producing the protein MAAVLPDEAIDNLLADAESSGTPVDGVHGLLNRLTSRVLERALETEMTDHLGYEPGDPAGRGSGNSRNGRSAKTVATTAGPVNVTVPRDRNSTFAPQIVPKHSRRVGAIEDIILSLYARGLSTREIEAHLKEIYDINTSPALISKITDVVVDEITLWQNRPVDEVYPIVYVDAIRIRVRDRGSVTLKSAHLVVGVDVDGLKDVLGIWIAAEEGAKFWAHVLTQLRNRGLRDVLILCCDGLTGLPDAARSVFDKVTVQTCVVHVIRNTMRFISYGDRKKVATAMRHIYTAPGVAAAEIALKEFEQNFGQQYPGAIEVWKNAWNEFIPFLDYPAELRRIVYTTNLIESINYQLRKITKTRGHFPDDDAAMKLLFLGIRNISRKRGGASGTGTHGWKKALNFLVVEFPGRLT; encoded by the coding sequence TTGGCGGCGGTGTTGCCGGATGAGGCGATTGATAATCTGTTGGCGGATGCCGAGTCGTCCGGGACACCGGTTGATGGTGTTCATGGGTTGTTGAATCGGTTGACGTCGAGAGTTCTGGAGCGGGCGTTGGAGACCGAGATGACCGATCATCTCGGTTATGAGCCCGGTGATCCGGCTGGGCGCGGATCGGGGAACTCCCGGAATGGGCGTTCGGCCAAAACGGTCGCGACGACGGCCGGCCCGGTGAACGTGACCGTGCCACGAGACCGGAATTCGACATTCGCCCCGCAGATCGTGCCGAAACACTCCCGGCGTGTCGGCGCGATCGAGGACATCATTCTGTCGTTGTATGCGCGCGGGCTATCGACCCGGGAGATCGAGGCGCACCTGAAGGAGATCTACGACATCAACACGTCGCCGGCGCTGATCTCCAAGATCACCGACGTGGTCGTGGACGAGATCACACTGTGGCAGAACCGGCCGGTCGACGAGGTCTACCCGATCGTCTACGTCGACGCCATCCGGATCCGGGTCCGCGACCGCGGCTCGGTCACGCTGAAGTCCGCACACCTGGTCGTGGGCGTCGACGTCGACGGGTTGAAGGACGTGCTGGGGATCTGGATCGCCGCGGAGGAGGGCGCGAAGTTCTGGGCGCACGTGCTCACGCAGCTGCGCAACCGGGGCCTGCGCGACGTCCTCATCCTGTGCTGCGACGGGCTCACCGGGCTGCCTGACGCCGCGCGCAGCGTGTTCGACAAGGTCACCGTGCAAACCTGTGTCGTGCACGTCATCCGCAACACGATGCGATTCATCTCCTACGGCGACCGGAAAAAGGTCGCCACGGCGATGCGTCACATCTACACCGCTCCCGGCGTCGCCGCGGCCGAGATCGCGTTGAAAGAATTCGAGCAGAACTTCGGGCAGCAGTATCCCGGCGCGATCGAGGTGTGGAAGAATGCGTGGAACGAGTTCATCCCGTTCCTGGATTACCCGGCCGAGCTACGCCGAATCGTCTACACGACGAACCTGATCGAATCAATCAACTACCAGCTGCGGAAGATCACCAAGACCCGCGGCCACTTCCCCGACGATGACGCCGCCATGAAGCTGCTCTTTCTCGGGATCCGTAACATCAGCCGGAAACGAGGAGGAGCATCAGGCACCGGAACCCATGGATGGAAGAAAGCACTCAACTTCCTGGTCGTGGAATTCCCCGGAAGACTCACCTAG
- a CDS encoding IS4 family transposase, whose translation MSLGALESDLCPELLDEVIEQAGVREQRRRLLPARTVMVFVLGLCVFCGADSHSPPGYRMVMCWLTSTFGYLRGLVVPSASALCQARKRLGVTPLRLLFDRVRGPRAAPDAAGAWLFGRRLVAFDGTALDLADTAANVAAFGHIGTPSGFAQVRLVALIECATHAIIDAVFDACRHSEQELTQRLIGAMRPGMLVLADRNFGHRLFAQIATSTGADLIWRIKGNADFPGRVESFV comes from the coding sequence GTGAGTCTGGGCGCACTGGAAAGTGATCTTTGTCCGGAGCTGCTGGACGAGGTGATCGAGCAGGCCGGTGTGCGCGAGCAGCGGCGGCGGCTGTTGCCGGCCCGGACGGTGATGGTCTTCGTGCTCGGGTTATGCGTGTTCTGCGGCGCCGACTCGCATTCCCCGCCGGGATACCGCATGGTGATGTGCTGGCTGACCAGCACGTTCGGGTACCTGCGGGGGCTGGTCGTGCCGAGCGCGTCGGCGCTGTGCCAGGCCCGCAAACGCCTGGGCGTCACGCCGCTGCGGCTGCTGTTCGACCGGGTCCGAGGCCCACGCGCGGCGCCCGACGCGGCGGGAGCGTGGCTGTTCGGGCGGCGGCTGGTCGCCTTCGACGGCACCGCCCTGGACCTGGCCGACACCGCGGCCAACGTGGCCGCGTTCGGCCACATCGGCACGCCCTCGGGGTTCGCACAGGTGCGGCTGGTCGCGCTGATCGAATGCGCCACCCACGCGATCATCGACGCGGTGTTCGACGCGTGCCGGCACAGCGAGCAGGAACTGACCCAGCGGCTGATCGGTGCGATGCGTCCGGGGATGCTGGTGCTCGCCGACCGCAACTTCGGTCACCGGTTGTTCGCCCAGATCGCCACCAGCACCGGCGCGGACCTGATCTGGCGGATCAAGGGCAACGCCGACTTCCCCGGGCGTGTTGAATCTTTCGTGTAA
- a CDS encoding sensor histidine kinase, which yields MRRRLLVLVAATTTLVLVAFLVPLALLVNDVAADRAVQAATVEAQALTSVVATAEGDPLALTVAQVDATSRFDVTVFLPDGERLGAEADRSPLVELAERGSSASAEADGGREIVFAVDGPDSTSVGVIRTFVPDAELRQGVARAWLALAGLGVALLLVGLVVADRLGRRLVRGATDLAAVSHRLGRGELDARADPSAPGELGVTATALNGLAGRITDLLREERETIADLSHRVRTPLTTLRMDAEALPAGEQSERIVASVDAVDRAVTDVIQQARRRGTGPEGVTADAADVVRERAAFWAVLAEDTDRELTVDVAPGPLPVALARGDLEACVDALLGNVFAHTPNGTGFTVRLEPRDRGGARLVVADEGQGLPSGQTTGVLRRGVSGSGSSGLGLDIVRRTAEQSGGGVRLDSPPSGGLTVVVDLGTGPEA from the coding sequence GTGCGCCGCCGGCTCCTCGTCCTCGTCGCCGCCACCACGACGCTGGTCCTGGTGGCCTTCCTCGTGCCGCTGGCGCTGCTGGTCAACGACGTCGCCGCCGACCGCGCGGTGCAGGCGGCCACCGTCGAGGCGCAGGCGCTGACGTCGGTGGTCGCGACGGCGGAGGGGGACCCGCTGGCGCTCACCGTCGCCCAGGTCGACGCGACGTCCCGGTTCGACGTGACGGTGTTCCTGCCTGACGGTGAGCGGCTGGGCGCCGAGGCGGACCGGTCGCCGCTGGTCGAGCTGGCCGAACGCGGCTCCAGCGCGTCCGCCGAGGCCGACGGCGGTCGCGAGATCGTGTTCGCCGTCGACGGACCGGACAGCACCAGCGTCGGCGTCATCCGCACGTTCGTCCCGGACGCGGAGCTGCGCCAGGGCGTCGCCCGCGCCTGGCTGGCGCTGGCCGGGCTCGGCGTCGCGTTGCTGCTGGTCGGCCTGGTCGTCGCGGACCGCCTCGGCCGGCGGCTGGTGCGCGGCGCGACCGACCTCGCGGCGGTGTCGCACCGGCTCGGCCGCGGCGAGCTGGACGCGCGCGCCGACCCGTCCGCGCCGGGCGAGCTGGGCGTCACCGCGACGGCGCTGAACGGGCTGGCCGGGCGCATCACCGACCTGCTGCGCGAAGAGCGCGAGACCATCGCCGACCTCTCGCACCGCGTCCGCACCCCGCTGACGACCCTGCGGATGGACGCCGAGGCGCTGCCCGCCGGCGAGCAGTCCGAGCGCATCGTCGCGAGCGTCGACGCCGTCGACCGGGCGGTCACCGACGTCATCCAGCAGGCCCGGCGGCGCGGCACAGGCCCGGAGGGGGTGACGGCCGACGCCGCCGACGTGGTCCGCGAGCGGGCCGCGTTCTGGGCGGTGCTCGCCGAGGACACCGACCGCGAGCTGACGGTGGACGTCGCGCCCGGCCCGCTGCCGGTCGCGCTGGCCCGCGGCGACCTGGAGGCGTGCGTCGACGCGCTGCTCGGCAACGTGTTCGCGCACACCCCGAACGGGACGGGGTTCACGGTGCGGCTGGAGCCGCGCGACCGCGGCGGCGCCCGGCTGGTCGTCGCGGACGAGGGGCAGGGGCTGCCGTCCGGCCAGACCACAGGCGTGCTGCGGCGCGGCGTCAGCGGGTCCGGGTCGAGCGGCCTGGGGCTGGACATCGTCCGGCGGACGGCCGAACAGTCCGGCGGCGGTGTGCGGCTGGACAGCCCGCCGAGCGGCGGCCTCACCGTCGTCGTCGACCTCGGCACCGGGCCGGAGGCTTAG
- the lpdA gene encoding dihydrolipoyl dehydrogenase — protein MSAHFDVVVLGAGPGGYTAAVRAAQLGKSVAVVESKYWGGVCLNVGCIPSKALLRNAELAHIVKNEADTFGLVFEGEVKADYSKAYERSRTVADGRVKGVHYLMKKNKITEFDGWGTFTDATTLDVRLNDGGNETVTFEHCIVAAGATTRLLPGTSLSERVVTYEEQILESELPQRIVIAGAGAIGVEFGYVMANYGVQVTIVEFLDRMLPLEDPDVSKELARQYKKLGVDVRTSTRVDAIDDSGDVVKVTVTSGDQQEVLEADKVLQAIGFAPRVDGYGLDKTGVRLTERGAIEVDDRLRTNVPSIYAIGDVTGKLLLAHAAEAMAIVATETIAGVETMPIDYDMIPRATYCQPQVASFGYTEEQARKLGHEVKVSKFPFMANGKAHGLGDPVGFVKIVADAAHNELLGAHLIGPDVTELLPELTLAQLWDLTADEVGRNIHAHPTLSEAVKEAIHGISGHPINI, from the coding sequence ATGAGTGCGCACTTCGATGTCGTCGTCCTGGGCGCCGGTCCGGGCGGGTACACCGCGGCCGTCCGCGCGGCGCAGCTGGGCAAGTCCGTGGCCGTCGTGGAGTCCAAATACTGGGGCGGCGTTTGCCTCAACGTGGGCTGCATCCCGAGCAAGGCGCTGCTGCGCAACGCCGAGCTGGCCCACATCGTCAAGAACGAGGCCGACACCTTCGGGCTGGTCTTCGAGGGCGAGGTCAAGGCCGACTACTCGAAGGCGTACGAGCGCAGCCGCACCGTGGCCGACGGCCGCGTCAAGGGCGTGCACTACCTGATGAAGAAGAACAAGATCACCGAGTTCGACGGCTGGGGCACGTTCACCGACGCCACCACGTTGGACGTCCGCCTGAACGACGGCGGCAACGAGACGGTGACGTTCGAGCACTGCATCGTCGCGGCCGGCGCGACGACCCGGCTGCTGCCCGGCACGTCGCTGAGCGAGCGCGTCGTCACGTACGAGGAGCAGATCCTCGAGAGCGAGCTGCCGCAGCGCATCGTCATCGCGGGCGCCGGCGCCATCGGCGTCGAGTTCGGCTACGTCATGGCCAACTACGGCGTCCAGGTCACGATCGTCGAGTTCCTCGACCGCATGCTGCCGCTGGAGGACCCCGACGTCTCCAAGGAGCTCGCCCGCCAGTACAAGAAGCTCGGCGTCGACGTCCGCACGTCGACCCGCGTCGACGCCATCGACGACTCCGGCGACGTCGTGAAGGTGACGGTGACCTCCGGCGACCAGCAGGAGGTTCTCGAGGCTGACAAGGTCCTGCAGGCCATCGGCTTCGCCCCGCGCGTCGACGGCTACGGCCTCGACAAGACGGGGGTGCGGCTGACCGAGCGCGGCGCCATCGAGGTCGACGACCGCCTGCGCACCAACGTCCCCAGCATCTATGCCATCGGCGATGTGACGGGCAAGCTGCTGCTCGCGCACGCGGCCGAGGCCATGGCGATCGTCGCCACCGAGACCATCGCCGGCGTCGAGACCATGCCGATCGACTACGACATGATCCCGCGGGCCACGTACTGCCAGCCGCAGGTGGCCAGCTTCGGCTACACCGAGGAGCAGGCTCGCAAGCTGGGGCATGAGGTCAAGGTCTCGAAGTTCCCGTTCATGGCCAACGGCAAGGCCCACGGCCTCGGCGACCCCGTCGGCTTCGTCAAGATCGTCGCCGACGCCGCGCACAACGAGCTCCTGGGCGCCCACCTCATCGGCCCTGACGTGACCGAGCTGCTGCCCGAGCTCACGTTGGCGCAGCTCTGGGACCTGACGGCGGACGAGGTCGGCCGCAACATCCACGCCCACCCGACGCTGTCCGAGGCCGTCAAGGAGGCCATCCACGGCATCTCGGGACACCCGATCAACATCTAG
- a CDS encoding transposase, translated as MKILDDGSYLSVITAQRYKKRWRTAARRGWPEPPMPGHPVRIVDYRVTTHVGDTVTISDIRLVTTLLDPAEAPARAVAEAYHQRWESENSYQELKTRLRGAGFILRSKSPDLVDQEIYALLVTYQALCTLRTDAADTVGVDPRRISFTITIRVTRDTITAGRLDQNTRVLAIAAISSDLNPPRRARVTQRVKKPPRNTFKAKRRDQTRPPSHATHKIKVRRASKTALT; from the coding sequence ATGAAGATCCTCGACGACGGCTCCTACCTGTCAGTGATCACCGCGCAACGCTACAAGAAGCGCTGGCGCACCGCCGCCCGGCGGGGCTGGCCGGAGCCTCCGATGCCCGGGCACCCGGTGCGTATCGTCGACTACCGAGTCACCACCCACGTCGGCGATACCGTCACCATCAGCGATATCAGGCTCGTCACCACCCTGCTCGACCCGGCCGAGGCGCCCGCCCGAGCCGTCGCCGAGGCCTACCACCAGCGGTGGGAATCGGAGAACAGCTACCAGGAACTCAAGACCCGACTGCGTGGCGCCGGGTTCATCCTGCGCTCGAAGTCACCCGACCTCGTCGATCAGGAGATCTACGCCCTGCTCGTCACCTACCAAGCCCTCTGCACCCTGAGAACCGACGCCGCGGACACCGTCGGCGTGGACCCGCGCCGGATCTCCTTCACCATCACCATCCGCGTCACCCGAGACACCATCACCGCCGGCCGACTCGACCAGAACACGCGCGTCCTGGCCATCGCCGCCATCAGCAGCGACCTCAACCCGCCACGACGAGCCCGCGTCACGCAGCGCGTCAAGAAACCACCCCGGAACACCTTCAAAGCCAAACGACGAGACCAGACCCGCCCACCCAGCCACGCCACCCACAAGATCAAAGTTCGCCGGGCCAGCAAAACCGCCCTAACTTAA
- a CDS encoding IS1380 family transposase, with the protein MQLSHTRPVVSAAFDEPNLVSSAGLVPAMALAGEARLRELGDEHLSVPTDKGANAGLKLSGLVAGMTAGADSIDDMALLRHGAMGKVFAGIYAPSTLGSFLRAFTFGHVRQADAIASRFLINLTQRTALLGETADTATVMVDIDDTIVEVHGYQKQGAGFGYSGVRGLNAVLATVSSQTFAPVIAAQRLRNGSAGSPRGATRLATDALALIRRTHLAGRDVLVRADSAFYSHALVTAALKAGANVSITVRMDPAVKRAIAGIAETAWTTIKYTDAVYDETTRTWNSRAEVAEVPFTAFTSKNKTDQIPGRLVVRRIPDLNPRNSEGQDTLFDSWRFHAFFTTTDTTEMDTVAADQTHRAHAVIENVHADLKASALAHLPSGVFNANAAWLVCAVMAFNLTRAAATLTKTPTLTRATTATIRRKLITVPARIATSARRLTLHLPTNWPWQTAWSTLYNALFPRPATTHT; encoded by the coding sequence ATGCAACTCTCTCACACCCGACCGGTCGTCTCGGCGGCCTTCGATGAGCCCAACCTCGTGTCGTCGGCGGGCCTGGTCCCGGCGATGGCCCTGGCCGGCGAGGCACGGCTGCGCGAGCTGGGCGATGAGCACCTGAGCGTGCCGACGGACAAGGGCGCCAACGCCGGGCTGAAGCTGTCGGGCCTGGTCGCCGGCATGACCGCCGGCGCGGACAGCATCGACGACATGGCCCTGCTACGCCACGGCGCGATGGGGAAGGTCTTCGCCGGCATCTACGCCCCCTCCACACTTGGCTCGTTCCTGCGCGCCTTCACCTTCGGCCATGTCCGCCAAGCCGACGCGATCGCCTCTCGGTTTCTGATCAACCTGACCCAGCGCACGGCCCTGCTGGGCGAGACCGCAGACACCGCGACGGTGATGGTCGACATCGACGACACCATCGTGGAGGTACACGGCTATCAGAAGCAGGGCGCGGGGTTCGGGTACTCCGGGGTGCGGGGCCTGAACGCCGTGCTGGCCACCGTTTCCAGCCAGACCTTCGCGCCGGTGATCGCCGCCCAGCGCCTGCGCAACGGCTCGGCCGGGTCCCCACGCGGGGCGACGCGTCTGGCCACCGACGCCCTCGCCCTGATCCGCCGCACCCACCTGGCCGGCCGAGACGTGCTGGTCCGGGCGGACTCGGCGTTCTACTCCCACGCCCTGGTCACCGCAGCGTTGAAGGCCGGCGCGAACGTCTCGATCACCGTGCGGATGGACCCGGCGGTCAAACGCGCCATCGCCGGCATCGCCGAGACCGCCTGGACCACGATCAAATACACCGACGCCGTCTACGACGAGACCACCAGAACATGGAACTCTCGTGCCGAGGTCGCCGAGGTTCCCTTCACCGCGTTCACCTCCAAGAACAAGACCGACCAGATCCCCGGCCGGCTCGTGGTCCGCCGTATCCCCGATCTCAACCCCCGCAACAGCGAAGGCCAGGACACGTTGTTCGATTCCTGGCGCTTCCACGCCTTCTTCACCACCACCGACACCACCGAGATGGACACCGTCGCCGCGGACCAGACCCACCGGGCCCACGCGGTCATCGAGAACGTCCACGCCGACCTCAAGGCCTCCGCGCTGGCCCACCTGCCCTCCGGGGTGTTCAACGCCAACGCGGCCTGGCTCGTCTGCGCGGTCATGGCGTTCAACCTCACCCGCGCCGCCGCGACCCTGACCAAGACCCCCACTCTGACCAGGGCGACCACCGCGACGATCCGCCGCAAACTCATCACCGTCCCCGCCCGGATCGCCACCTCCGCCCGGCGTCTGACCCTGCACCTGCCGACCAACTGGCCCTGGCAGACCGCGTGGTCCACGCTCTACAACGCCCTCTTCCCCCGGCCCGCCACGACACACACCTGA
- a CDS encoding polysaccharide pyruvyl transferase family protein, which translates to MKVGIITLPLNVNYGGIVQAFALKRVLERQGHDVWFIDRDGWPRFPATKKPMGYVDGLRAAYLLRKKLSWRGLRERDDLVRRTRENTRRFVDDHLEQSVALADLDPSGRDGFDALVVGSDQIWRPAYEIVTSQSFDNVFFSFAENWDVTRLSYAASFGVDEWELSESQTRRCSELLQRFDAVSVREQSGVALCRDRLGVIAEQVLDPTMLLDPSDYADVMADDAPSGGGRVFTYVLDANEDKDRVVGKVAAFVGAEVAGLEIGRVSERLNYAVRIGLDRTGPGAATWDSIVVPPIETWLAAFRDASFVVTDSFHGSVFAILFRKPFIVYANGNRGLTRFKSLLGLFGLEDRLITSSSELSDAKLADEIDWVKVDEVLGKERDRSRRFLDAALRPG; encoded by the coding sequence ATGAAGGTCGGGATCATCACCCTTCCGTTGAACGTCAACTATGGCGGCATCGTTCAGGCATTCGCGCTGAAGAGGGTGTTGGAACGACAGGGTCACGATGTCTGGTTCATCGACCGGGACGGCTGGCCGAGATTCCCGGCCACGAAGAAGCCGATGGGCTACGTCGACGGACTGCGCGCGGCCTACCTGCTCAGGAAGAAGCTCTCGTGGCGCGGCCTCCGGGAGCGCGACGACCTGGTGCGTCGCACGCGCGAGAACACCCGGCGGTTCGTCGACGACCACCTCGAGCAGAGCGTCGCGCTGGCCGACCTGGACCCTTCGGGGCGGGACGGGTTCGACGCGCTGGTGGTCGGCAGCGACCAGATCTGGCGCCCGGCCTACGAGATCGTGACGTCCCAGTCGTTCGACAACGTCTTCTTCTCGTTCGCGGAGAACTGGGACGTGACGAGGTTGTCCTATGCGGCGTCCTTCGGCGTCGACGAGTGGGAGTTGTCCGAGAGCCAGACCCGGCGGTGCTCCGAGCTGCTTCAGCGATTCGACGCCGTGTCGGTCAGAGAGCAGAGCGGGGTCGCGCTGTGCCGCGACCGGCTGGGGGTGATCGCTGAGCAGGTGCTCGACCCGACGATGCTGCTCGATCCGTCCGACTACGCCGACGTCATGGCGGACGACGCGCCCTCCGGCGGGGGCCGGGTCTTCACCTACGTTCTCGACGCCAACGAGGACAAGGACCGGGTCGTCGGCAAGGTGGCGGCCTTCGTCGGCGCGGAGGTCGCCGGCCTCGAGATCGGCCGGGTCTCCGAGCGGCTGAACTACGCCGTCCGCATCGGCCTCGACCGGACCGGGCCCGGCGCGGCGACGTGGGACTCGATCGTGGTGCCCCCCATCGAGACGTGGCTGGCCGCGTTCCGGGACGCGAGCTTCGTGGTGACCGACTCGTTCCATGGCAGCGTCTTCGCGATCCTCTTCCGGAAGCCGTTCATCGTGTACGCGAACGGGAACCGCGGCCTGACCAGGTTCAAGTCCCTGCTGGGTCTCTTCGGGCTGGAGGACCGGCTGATCACGTCGTCCAGCGAACTGAGCGACGCGAAGCTCGCGGACGAGATCGACTGGGTCAAGGTCGACGAAGTGCTCGGCAAGGAGCGGGACCGGTCTCGTCGCTTCCTGGACGCTGCCCTCCGGCCGGGTTAA
- the nucS gene encoding endonuclease NucS — protein sequence MRIVIARCQVDYAGRLSAHLPLATRVIMVKADGSVLVHSDGGSYKPLNWMSPPCTLTVREPEPGEDGVTAVWTVQNDKTDDRLVIDLHEILHESTHDLGLDPGLVKDGVEAHLQVLLAEQVETFGAGWRLVRREYPTPIGPVDLLCRDEQGVAVAVEVKRRGEIDGVEQLTRYLDLLNRDPLLSPVRGVFAAQEIKPQARTLAVDRGIACVTVDYDALRGVDDPTSRLF from the coding sequence GTGAGGATCGTCATCGCCCGTTGCCAGGTCGACTACGCCGGCCGGTTGTCCGCCCACCTCCCGCTCGCCACCCGCGTCATCATGGTGAAGGCCGACGGCAGCGTGCTGGTGCATTCCGACGGCGGCTCGTACAAGCCGCTGAACTGGATGAGCCCGCCCTGCACGCTCACCGTCCGCGAGCCGGAGCCGGGCGAGGACGGCGTCACCGCGGTGTGGACGGTGCAGAACGACAAGACCGACGACCGCCTGGTGATCGACCTGCACGAGATCCTGCACGAATCCACCCACGACCTCGGCCTCGACCCGGGCCTGGTCAAAGACGGCGTCGAGGCGCACCTGCAGGTGCTGCTGGCCGAGCAGGTCGAGACGTTCGGCGCCGGCTGGCGGCTGGTGCGGCGCGAGTACCCGACGCCGATCGGCCCGGTCGACCTCCTCTGCCGCGACGAGCAGGGCGTCGCCGTCGCCGTCGAGGTGAAGCGGCGCGGCGAGATCGACGGCGTCGAGCAGCTCACCCGCTACCTCGACCTGCTCAACCGCGACCCGCTGCTGTCGCCGGTGCGAGGCGTGTTCGCGGCGCAGGAGATCAAGCCGCAGGCCCGCACGCTCGCCGTCGACCGCGGCATCGCCTGCGTCACGGTCGACTACGACGCCCTCCGCGGCGTCGACGACCCGACGTCGCGGCTGTTCTGA
- a CDS encoding PepSY domain-containing protein, whose protein sequence is MNRNRLVSAAAAAAALLITGGVAYAVSTDDVDSGPRSSVTDTPSPSTTPDDSPSPSASATPSATPDDTPSPSASATPDDSPSPDDTATSAPSTGAEMGSGEAEQIALAHVGGGTVTEVEREWEHGRLEWKVEIHLDGVEHDVRVDAVSGEITRVDVDDDRDDRDDDDHDDNSGRDDDHDDDDRDDDDHDDDKGGDRD, encoded by the coding sequence ATGAACCGGAACCGACTGGTCTCCGCCGCCGCTGCCGCGGCCGCCCTGCTCATCACCGGCGGCGTCGCGTACGCCGTCAGCACCGACGACGTCGACAGCGGCCCGCGCTCGTCGGTCACCGACACGCCGTCGCCGTCCACGACGCCGGACGACTCGCCCTCGCCGTCGGCCTCGGCCACGCCCTCGGCCACGCCGGACGACACGCCGTCGCCGTCGGCCTCCGCGACGCCTGACGACTCGCCGTCGCCCGACGACACTGCCACCAGCGCGCCGAGCACGGGCGCCGAGATGGGCAGCGGCGAGGCCGAGCAGATCGCGCTGGCGCACGTCGGCGGCGGCACGGTCACCGAGGTCGAGCGCGAGTGGGAGCACGGCCGGCTGGAGTGGAAGGTCGAGATCCACCTCGACGGCGTCGAGCACGACGTCCGCGTGGACGCGGTCTCCGGCGAGATCACCCGCGTCGACGTCGACGACGACCGCGACGACCGTGACGATGACGACCACGACGACAACAGCGGCCGCGACGACGACCACGATGACGACGACCGCGACGATGACGACCACGACGACGACAAGGGCGGCGACCGCGACTGA
- a CDS encoding response regulator transcription factor, giving the protein MAQVLVVEDDATIRSALIRGLTERGHAVRSAPTAMAGLEQAVGDRPDVVVLDLGLPDLDGTAMLRMLRGVSDVPVIVATARDDESEVVAVLDAGADDYVTKPFGVAQLDARIRAVLRRGGEEQRDQAVTVGGLRVDPRSREAALDDTSLELTPREFDLLHYLAARAGEVVSKRELLTEVWQLPYGGADKTVDVHLSWLRRKLGETAQEPRYLHAVRGVGVRLAAPED; this is encoded by the coding sequence ATGGCCCAGGTACTCGTCGTCGAGGACGATGCGACGATCAGGTCCGCGCTGATCCGCGGGCTGACCGAGCGCGGCCACGCGGTGCGATCGGCGCCGACGGCGATGGCGGGGCTCGAGCAGGCGGTGGGGGACCGGCCCGACGTCGTCGTGCTGGATCTGGGGCTGCCGGACCTGGACGGGACGGCGATGCTGCGCATGCTCCGCGGCGTCAGCGATGTCCCGGTCATCGTCGCCACGGCGCGGGACGACGAGAGCGAGGTCGTCGCCGTCCTGGACGCGGGGGCGGACGACTACGTGACGAAGCCGTTCGGCGTCGCCCAGCTGGACGCGCGCATCCGGGCCGTGCTCAGACGCGGCGGCGAGGAGCAGCGCGACCAGGCGGTCACCGTCGGCGGCCTGCGGGTCGACCCGCGCTCCCGCGAGGCCGCGCTCGACGACACCAGCCTCGAGCTGACGCCGCGCGAGTTCGACCTGCTGCACTACCTGGCCGCCCGCGCCGGCGAGGTGGTCAGCAAGCGCGAACTGCTGACGGAGGTCTGGCAGCTCCCCTACGGCGGCGCCGACAAGACCGTCGACGTGCACCTGTCCTGGCTGCGCCGCAAGCTCGGCGAGACCGCGCAGGAGCCCCGCTACCTGCACGCCGTCCGCGGCGTCGGGGTGCGGCTGGCCGCGCCGGAGGACTGA